Proteins found in one Hevea brasiliensis isolate MT/VB/25A 57/8 chromosome 18, ASM3005281v1, whole genome shotgun sequence genomic segment:
- the LOC110642900 gene encoding transcription factor bHLH30 isoform X1 — MVAYYYNSNSSSGYGYFNTLDPFPSSLEGFNGLRGGSMVSQSLVLDNEKGELVKAPATRVGKKGMSDAKALAALKSHSEAERRRRERINAHLATLRGLFPCTEKVALIWRHIFLMDKATLLAEVINQVKELKKNAVEASEGLLIPMDDDEVKVETYDNGAGDGTLSFKAFLCCDYRPELLSDIRQVVDSLQLKMVDAEISTLGCRLKVVIFLTSCRNKNAVDDAEEPQLLTNSVHQALNSVLEKGSISAEYSPRTTLQNKRRRVTFFESSSSTS, encoded by the exons ATGGTTGCCTACTATTATAACTCTAACTCTTCATCTGGGTACGGTTATTTTAACACGTTGGATCCATTTCCGAGTAGTTTAGAAGGTTTTAATGGTTTGCGAGGTGGGTCGATGGTCTCGCAGTCTTTGGTGTTGGATAATGAGAAAGGAGAACTCGTAAAAGCACCGGCTACGAGAGTCGGAAAGAAAGGGATGTCTGACGCCAAGGCTCTGGCGGCTCTGAAGAGCCATAGTGAGGCAGAAAGGAGGAGGAGAGAGAGGATTAACGCCCATCTTGCTACTCTTCGCGGTCTCTTTCCCTGCACCGAAAAG GTAGCTTTGATATGGAGACATATCTTTCTG ATGGACAAAGCCACATTGCTTGCTGAAGTTATTAACCAAGTGAAAGAACTGAAAAAGAATGCAGTAGAAGCCAGTGAAGGTCTTCTAATTCCAATGGATGATGATGAAGTGAAAGTTGAAACATATGACAATGGAGCAGGAGATGGAACTTTGTCTTTTAAAGCATTCCTATGTTGTGATTATCGACCTGAGCTTCTGTCTGACATAAGACAAGTAGTTGATTCCCTTCAATTGAAAATGGTGGATGCAGAAATATCTACCTTAGGATGCCGGCTAAAGGTTGTGATTTTTCTAACTAGCTGCAGAAATAAGAATGCTGTTGATGATGCTGAGGAACCACAGCTTCTCACAAATTCTGTTCACCAGGCCTTGAATTCTGTCCTGGAGAAAGGTTCTATCTCAGCTGAATATTCACCAAGAACAACACTCCAAAACAAGAGGAGGAGGGTGACTTTCTTTGAATCCTCCAGCTCGACTTCTTAA
- the LOC110642900 gene encoding transcription factor bHLH30 isoform X2, producing MVAYYYNSNSSSGYGYFNTLDPFPSSLEGFNGLRGGSMVSQSLVLDNEKGELVKAPATRVGKKGMSDAKALAALKSHSEAERRRRERINAHLATLRGLFPCTEKMDKATLLAEVINQVKELKKNAVEASEGLLIPMDDDEVKVETYDNGAGDGTLSFKAFLCCDYRPELLSDIRQVVDSLQLKMVDAEISTLGCRLKVVIFLTSCRNKNAVDDAEEPQLLTNSVHQALNSVLEKGSISAEYSPRTTLQNKRRRVTFFESSSSTS from the exons ATGGTTGCCTACTATTATAACTCTAACTCTTCATCTGGGTACGGTTATTTTAACACGTTGGATCCATTTCCGAGTAGTTTAGAAGGTTTTAATGGTTTGCGAGGTGGGTCGATGGTCTCGCAGTCTTTGGTGTTGGATAATGAGAAAGGAGAACTCGTAAAAGCACCGGCTACGAGAGTCGGAAAGAAAGGGATGTCTGACGCCAAGGCTCTGGCGGCTCTGAAGAGCCATAGTGAGGCAGAAAGGAGGAGGAGAGAGAGGATTAACGCCCATCTTGCTACTCTTCGCGGTCTCTTTCCCTGCACCGAAAAG ATGGACAAAGCCACATTGCTTGCTGAAGTTATTAACCAAGTGAAAGAACTGAAAAAGAATGCAGTAGAAGCCAGTGAAGGTCTTCTAATTCCAATGGATGATGATGAAGTGAAAGTTGAAACATATGACAATGGAGCAGGAGATGGAACTTTGTCTTTTAAAGCATTCCTATGTTGTGATTATCGACCTGAGCTTCTGTCTGACATAAGACAAGTAGTTGATTCCCTTCAATTGAAAATGGTGGATGCAGAAATATCTACCTTAGGATGCCGGCTAAAGGTTGTGATTTTTCTAACTAGCTGCAGAAATAAGAATGCTGTTGATGATGCTGAGGAACCACAGCTTCTCACAAATTCTGTTCACCAGGCCTTGAATTCTGTCCTGGAGAAAGGTTCTATCTCAGCTGAATATTCACCAAGAACAACACTCCAAAACAAGAGGAGGAGGGTGACTTTCTTTGAATCCTCCAGCTCGACTTCTTAA
- the LOC110642906 gene encoding ubiquitin-like modifier-activating enzyme atg7 isoform X2: MAKQERSGGSILQFSPFQSFVDEGFWHRLSSLKLNKFGIDDSPIAITGFYAPCSHSQVSNHLTLLSESLPCDESEQSSVPAISLGNRNRCSVPGILYNTNTLEAYHALDKKSLLKEEAKKIWEDIHTGKAVEDSAVLLRFLLISFADLKKWSFHYWFAFPALVFDPPVTVVELKPASQWFTSEEADSVSVACNGWRNSSLTAGVPFFLVCIASNSHATIRHLKDWEACQGDGRKVLFGFYDPCHLPNNPGWPLRNFLALICSRWNLKTVHFLCYRENRGFADLGVSLVGEAVITIPQGWRDLQCVPNAVGWELNKGRHISRVINLAKSMDPAMLAISAADLNLKLMRWRAWPSLNLDELSSTKCLLLGAGTLGCQVARMLMAWGVRKITLLDNGRVAMSNPLRQSLYTLDNCLNGGDFKAMAAVKSLKQIFPAVEAEGVVMAIPMPGHPVSSQEEESVLEDCRRLHELVESHDAVFLLTDTRESRWLPALLCANANKITITAALGFDSFLVMRHGSGPLNSSNDVKAESEIALSGDMDSLALADSGGERLGCYFCNDVVAPTDSTANRTLDQQCTVTRPGLAPIASSLAAELFVDILHHPNGIFAGVIADSTNSGGGDQPLGILPHQIRGSLHQFSQMTLVGHASESCTACSSTVITEYRKKGKEFLLPAINHPTYLEDLTGLTELMKSASSFKLDCNNETDDDDDDDDDYVEL, encoded by the exons ATGGctaaacaagaacggagtggtgGATCTATACTCCAATTCTCGCCGTTTCAGAGCTTCGTAGATGAGGGTTTCTGGCATAGGTTGTCTTCTTTGAAGCTCAACAAGTTCGGCATCGACGATTCTCCTATCGCCATCACCG GTTTCTATGCCCCTTGTTCGCATTCTCAGGTATCGAACCACTTGACTCTTCTTTCGGAATCCCTGCCTTGTGATGAAAGTGAGCAATCCTCAGTTCCAGCTATCTCTCTCGGCAACAGGAACAGATGCTCTGTCCCTGGAATTCTTTACAACACTAATACATTGGAGGCCTACCATGCCTTGGATAAGAAAAGCTTGCTCAAGGAGGAAGCGAAGAAG ATTTGGGAAGACATTCACACCGGAAAAGCTGTGGAGGACAGTGCAGTGTTATTGAGGTTCCTTCTTATCTCATTTGCAGACCTGAAAAAATGGAGCTTCCATTACTGGTTTGCTTTCCCTGCCCTCGTGTTTGATCCTCCTGTAACAGTTGTTGAGTTGAAGCCTGCTTCACAATGGTTTACTTCAGAAGAG GCAGATTCTGTGTCAGTAGCTTGTAATGGTTGGCGTAACTCAAGTTTAACTGCTG GTGTGCCATTCTTTCTGGTCTGTATTGCTTCGAATTCCCATGCTACTATTAGGCATCTAAAGGACTGGGAAGCTTGCCAGGGTGATGGGCGAAAG GTGCTATTTGGTTTTTATGACCCGTGTCATCTTCCAAATAATCCTGGTTGGCCTCTACGCAACTTCCTAGCACTGATTTGTTCAAGATGGAATCTCAAAACTGTCCACTTTTTATGCTATAGAGAGAATCGTGGTTTTGCTGACCTGGGGGTGTCCCTTGTTGGTGAAGCTGTAATTACAATTCCGCAAG gATGGAGAGATCTGCAGTGTGTGCCTAATGCTGTAGGATGGGAACTTAACAAAGGCAGACACATATCCAGGGTTATTAACCTTGCTAAATCTATGGATCCTGCAAT GTTGGCCATATCTGCAGCAGATTTGAATTTAAAACTAATGAGATGGCGTGCTTGGCCTTCACTTAACTTGGATGAGTTATCTTCTACCAAGTGTCTTCTCTTAGGAGCAGGTACACTTGGATGCCAGGTTGCCCGGATGCTTATG GCTTGGGGTGTTCGGAAAATTACGCTACTTGACAATGGCAGGGTGGCAATGTCTAACCCATTAAGGCAGTCCTTGTATACATTGGACAACTGTCTCAATGGAGGTGATTTTAAAGCCATGGCAGCTGTTAAAAGCCTCAAGCAAATATTTCCTGCTGTG GAAGCAGAAGGTGTTGTGATGGCAATACCAATGCCTGGGCATCCAGTGAGCAGCCAAGAAGAGGAGAGCGTGCTTGAAGATTGTAGACGTCTGCATGAGTTGGTTGAGTCTCATGATGCAGTTTTTCTCTTGACTGATACAAGAGAAAGCCGTTGGCTTCCAGCCCTCCTTTGTGCAAATGCTAACAAG ATTACTATAACTGCAGCTCTAGGGTTTGATAGTTTCCTGGTTATGCGACATGGCTCGGGTCCTCTTAACTCATCCAATGACGTAAAAGCTGAATCTGAAATTGCTTTATCTGGTGATATGGACAGCCTTGCTTTGGCTGATAGCGGAGGGGAGAGATTGGGTTGTTACTTCTGCAATGACGTGGTTGCACCAACTGAT TCGACTGCCAATCGCACTTTGGACCAGCAATGCACCGTTACACGTCCAGGGCTTGCTCCTATTGCTTCTTCTCTTGCAGCTGAACTTTTTGTTGACATCTTGCACCATCCTAATGG GATTTTTGCAGGTGTGATTGCAGACTCCACTAACAGTGGAGGTGGTGACCAACCCCTTGGTATTCTACCCCATCAGATTCGAGGTTCACTTCATCAATTTTCCCAAATGACACTTGTAGGCCATGCTTCTGAGAGTTGCACTGCTTGTTCCAGCACT
- the LOC110642906 gene encoding ubiquitin-like modifier-activating enzyme atg7 isoform X1, whose amino-acid sequence MAKQERSGGSILQFSPFQSFVDEGFWHRLSSLKLNKFGIDDSPIAITGFYAPCSHSQVSNHLTLLSESLPCDESEQSSVPAISLGNRNRCSVPGILYNTNTLEAYHALDKKSLLKEEAKKIWEDIHTGKAVEDSAVLLRFLLISFADLKKWSFHYWFAFPALVFDPPVTVVELKPASQWFTSEEADSVSVACNGWRNSSLTAGVPFFLVCIASNSHATIRHLKDWEACQGDGRKQVLFGFYDPCHLPNNPGWPLRNFLALICSRWNLKTVHFLCYRENRGFADLGVSLVGEAVITIPQGWRDLQCVPNAVGWELNKGRHISRVINLAKSMDPAMLAISAADLNLKLMRWRAWPSLNLDELSSTKCLLLGAGTLGCQVARMLMAWGVRKITLLDNGRVAMSNPLRQSLYTLDNCLNGGDFKAMAAVKSLKQIFPAVEAEGVVMAIPMPGHPVSSQEEESVLEDCRRLHELVESHDAVFLLTDTRESRWLPALLCANANKITITAALGFDSFLVMRHGSGPLNSSNDVKAESEIALSGDMDSLALADSGGERLGCYFCNDVVAPTDSTANRTLDQQCTVTRPGLAPIASSLAAELFVDILHHPNGIFAGVIADSTNSGGGDQPLGILPHQIRGSLHQFSQMTLVGHASESCTACSSTVITEYRKKGKEFLLPAINHPTYLEDLTGLTELMKSASSFKLDCNNETDDDDDDDDDYVEL is encoded by the exons ATGGctaaacaagaacggagtggtgGATCTATACTCCAATTCTCGCCGTTTCAGAGCTTCGTAGATGAGGGTTTCTGGCATAGGTTGTCTTCTTTGAAGCTCAACAAGTTCGGCATCGACGATTCTCCTATCGCCATCACCG GTTTCTATGCCCCTTGTTCGCATTCTCAGGTATCGAACCACTTGACTCTTCTTTCGGAATCCCTGCCTTGTGATGAAAGTGAGCAATCCTCAGTTCCAGCTATCTCTCTCGGCAACAGGAACAGATGCTCTGTCCCTGGAATTCTTTACAACACTAATACATTGGAGGCCTACCATGCCTTGGATAAGAAAAGCTTGCTCAAGGAGGAAGCGAAGAAG ATTTGGGAAGACATTCACACCGGAAAAGCTGTGGAGGACAGTGCAGTGTTATTGAGGTTCCTTCTTATCTCATTTGCAGACCTGAAAAAATGGAGCTTCCATTACTGGTTTGCTTTCCCTGCCCTCGTGTTTGATCCTCCTGTAACAGTTGTTGAGTTGAAGCCTGCTTCACAATGGTTTACTTCAGAAGAG GCAGATTCTGTGTCAGTAGCTTGTAATGGTTGGCGTAACTCAAGTTTAACTGCTG GTGTGCCATTCTTTCTGGTCTGTATTGCTTCGAATTCCCATGCTACTATTAGGCATCTAAAGGACTGGGAAGCTTGCCAGGGTGATGGGCGAAAG CAGGTGCTATTTGGTTTTTATGACCCGTGTCATCTTCCAAATAATCCTGGTTGGCCTCTACGCAACTTCCTAGCACTGATTTGTTCAAGATGGAATCTCAAAACTGTCCACTTTTTATGCTATAGAGAGAATCGTGGTTTTGCTGACCTGGGGGTGTCCCTTGTTGGTGAAGCTGTAATTACAATTCCGCAAG gATGGAGAGATCTGCAGTGTGTGCCTAATGCTGTAGGATGGGAACTTAACAAAGGCAGACACATATCCAGGGTTATTAACCTTGCTAAATCTATGGATCCTGCAAT GTTGGCCATATCTGCAGCAGATTTGAATTTAAAACTAATGAGATGGCGTGCTTGGCCTTCACTTAACTTGGATGAGTTATCTTCTACCAAGTGTCTTCTCTTAGGAGCAGGTACACTTGGATGCCAGGTTGCCCGGATGCTTATG GCTTGGGGTGTTCGGAAAATTACGCTACTTGACAATGGCAGGGTGGCAATGTCTAACCCATTAAGGCAGTCCTTGTATACATTGGACAACTGTCTCAATGGAGGTGATTTTAAAGCCATGGCAGCTGTTAAAAGCCTCAAGCAAATATTTCCTGCTGTG GAAGCAGAAGGTGTTGTGATGGCAATACCAATGCCTGGGCATCCAGTGAGCAGCCAAGAAGAGGAGAGCGTGCTTGAAGATTGTAGACGTCTGCATGAGTTGGTTGAGTCTCATGATGCAGTTTTTCTCTTGACTGATACAAGAGAAAGCCGTTGGCTTCCAGCCCTCCTTTGTGCAAATGCTAACAAG ATTACTATAACTGCAGCTCTAGGGTTTGATAGTTTCCTGGTTATGCGACATGGCTCGGGTCCTCTTAACTCATCCAATGACGTAAAAGCTGAATCTGAAATTGCTTTATCTGGTGATATGGACAGCCTTGCTTTGGCTGATAGCGGAGGGGAGAGATTGGGTTGTTACTTCTGCAATGACGTGGTTGCACCAACTGAT TCGACTGCCAATCGCACTTTGGACCAGCAATGCACCGTTACACGTCCAGGGCTTGCTCCTATTGCTTCTTCTCTTGCAGCTGAACTTTTTGTTGACATCTTGCACCATCCTAATGG GATTTTTGCAGGTGTGATTGCAGACTCCACTAACAGTGGAGGTGGTGACCAACCCCTTGGTATTCTACCCCATCAGATTCGAGGTTCACTTCATCAATTTTCCCAAATGACACTTGTAGGCCATGCTTCTGAGAGTTGCACTGCTTGTTCCAGCACT